Proteins co-encoded in one Erwinia sp. genomic window:
- the xerD_3 gene encoding Tyrosine recombinase XerD (ID:JIFNMEKO_00696;~source:Prodigal:2.6): protein MQDSDIVEQFLDAVWIERNLAENTLSAYRLDLSALALWAAAHHTTLLTIESTDLQQYLAERLEGGYKASSSARLLSAMRRFFLYLNSEKLRHDDPSASLTSPKLPQRLPKDLSEAQIERLLQAPDTQTPLELRDKAMLELLYATGLRVSELVGLTLENVSLRQGVVRVIGKGNKERLVPLGEEARYWLEHFIAGGRPALLNGQVLDVLFPSSRARHMTRQTFWHRIKHYAVIAGIDSEKLSPHVLRHAFATHLLNHGADLRVVQMLLGHSDLSTTQIYTHVATERLRQLHAQHHPRA from the coding sequence ATGCAGGATAGCGATATTGTTGAACAGTTTCTTGATGCCGTCTGGATAGAGCGTAACCTTGCGGAGAACACCTTGAGTGCATACCGACTCGATCTTAGTGCCCTGGCGTTGTGGGCGGCCGCACACCATACCACCTTGTTAACGATAGAAAGCACAGACTTACAACAATATCTCGCGGAGCGTCTTGAAGGGGGATATAAAGCCAGCAGTTCCGCACGTTTATTGAGTGCCATGCGCCGGTTTTTCCTGTACCTTAACAGCGAAAAATTGCGCCATGATGACCCGAGCGCGTCACTCACTTCACCTAAGTTGCCACAGCGCTTACCAAAAGATCTCAGTGAGGCGCAGATTGAGCGCTTATTACAGGCACCTGATACGCAAACCCCGCTTGAATTACGCGACAAAGCCATGCTGGAACTGCTGTATGCTACCGGGTTACGCGTCAGTGAGTTAGTGGGGTTAACGCTCGAAAATGTCAGTTTACGACAAGGTGTCGTGCGGGTAATCGGGAAAGGTAACAAAGAACGGCTGGTACCTTTGGGAGAAGAAGCGAGGTATTGGCTGGAGCACTTTATCGCTGGCGGACGTCCGGCTTTACTCAATGGACAGGTTTTGGATGTGCTGTTTCCCAGCAGCCGTGCCCGGCATATGACGCGTCAAACGTTCTGGCACAGAATCAAGCATTATGCTGTGATAGCGGGTATAGACAGTGAGAAACTCTCTCCTCATGTGCTCCGACACGCGTTCGCTACTCATTTATTGAATCATGGTGCTGATCTGCGGGTTGTACAGATGCTGCTTGGACACAGTGATTTATCAACAACACAAATTTATACTCATGTGGCGACTGAACGATTGCGGCAGTTACATGCGCAACATCATCCACGCGCCTGA
- the fldB gene encoding Flavodoxin 2 (ID:JIFNMEKO_00695;~source:Prodigal:2.6), whose translation MNIGLFYGSSTCYTEMAAEKIRDVIGEELVTLHNLREESISLMEQYDMLILGIPTWDFGELQEDWEKVWADLPTLNLQGKIVALFGLGDQVDYGEWFLDAMGMLYDLLLPLGVQYVGSWPNEGYTFTSQKPLLGQQGRFVGLALDDINQFELSDERISQWCEQILTETASLL comes from the coding sequence ATGAATATTGGTCTTTTTTATGGCTCCAGCACCTGCTATACCGAAATGGCAGCAGAAAAAATTCGTGATGTGATCGGTGAAGAGTTAGTGACGCTACACAATCTTCGCGAAGAGAGTATCTCACTGATGGAACAGTATGACATGCTGATCCTAGGCATTCCCACTTGGGACTTTGGTGAACTGCAGGAGGACTGGGAAAAAGTATGGGCGGATTTACCGACGCTCAATCTGCAAGGCAAAATTGTCGCTCTGTTTGGTCTGGGGGATCAGGTCGATTACGGTGAATGGTTTCTCGACGCTATGGGCATGCTTTACGATCTTTTGTTACCACTGGGGGTACAGTATGTAGGCAGCTGGCCAAATGAAGGCTACACCTTCACCAGCCAGAAACCGCTGCTCGGTCAGCAAGGTCGCTTCGTCGGACTGGCCCTTGATGATATCAATCAGTTTGAACTCTCTGACGAGCGAATCAGCCAGTGGTGTGAACAAATTCTTACAGAGACTGCCTCACTGTTATAA
- the dsbC gene encoding Thiol:disulfide interchange protein DsbC (ID:JIFNMEKO_00697;~source:Prodigal:2.6), giving the protein MKKRYLLSALFFAVTSSVVHADDNAIKNSLKKVGIEDAEIHPAPVAGVKTVLTGNGVLYVTDDGKYLMEGPLYDLSGAIPVNQTHELLATKAEALSKQMIVYKAPKEKYAVTVFTDITCGYCHKLHEEMADYNALGITIRYLAFPRQGLETSTATEMKSIWCAADRNKAFDAAMKGDKVAPASCDIDLSKHYQLGIQYGIQGTPAIVTPAGSVIPGYQSAAQLKQILDSQTKGN; this is encoded by the coding sequence ATGAAAAAGCGTTATTTACTCAGTGCTCTGTTCTTCGCCGTCACCAGCAGTGTGGTACATGCGGATGACAATGCGATAAAAAACTCGTTAAAAAAGGTTGGCATTGAGGATGCTGAGATTCACCCTGCACCTGTTGCAGGGGTAAAAACGGTGCTGACCGGGAACGGCGTACTGTATGTCACGGATGATGGGAAGTATTTGATGGAGGGACCCCTGTATGATCTGAGCGGCGCCATTCCTGTTAATCAAACTCATGAACTACTGGCGACGAAAGCCGAAGCATTAAGTAAACAAATGATTGTTTACAAAGCCCCGAAAGAGAAATACGCAGTTACTGTCTTTACTGATATTACTTGTGGCTATTGCCATAAACTGCATGAAGAGATGGCTGATTATAACGCGCTTGGTATCACCATCCGTTATCTGGCGTTTCCTCGTCAGGGATTGGAAACATCCACCGCGACTGAGATGAAGTCTATCTGGTGTGCCGCTGATCGTAACAAAGCTTTTGATGCGGCGATGAAAGGTGACAAGGTTGCACCCGCCAGCTGTGATATTGATTTGTCAAAACATTATCAACTCGGCATTCAGTACGGTATCCAGGGTACGCCGGCCATCGTTACACCAGCAGGAAGTGTCATCCCCGGTTATCAGTCTGCTGCGCAGCTTAAACAAATACTGGACAGCCAGACCAAAGGTAACTGA
- a CDS encoding hypothetical protein (ID:JIFNMEKO_00692;~UPF0073 inner membrane protein YqfA;~source:Prodigal:2.6), translating into MKAKTETQQGYSFNEELANSLSHGLGAILAIIGLVLLLNRASASQADMLTFLSYTLYGGSLILLFLASTLYHAVPQPGAKKWLKKIDHCAIYLLIAGTYTPFLLVGLKSSLAHGLMAVIWLLALAGVAFKLFFAHRFRLLSVLTYLLMGWLSLIVIYQLALTLPATGLGLLALGGVVYSLGVIFYVARRIPYNHVIWHGFVLGGSLCHFCAIYFYVR; encoded by the coding sequence ATGAAAGCCAAAACAGAGACACAGCAGGGTTATTCTTTCAATGAAGAACTGGCGAACAGCCTTAGTCATGGTTTAGGAGCAATTCTTGCCATTATTGGGCTGGTCTTATTGCTTAACCGTGCTTCAGCCAGTCAGGCTGATATGCTTACGTTTCTTAGCTACACGCTCTATGGCGGGAGCTTAATTTTACTTTTTCTCGCATCAACCCTTTATCATGCGGTTCCACAGCCAGGGGCAAAAAAGTGGTTAAAAAAAATTGACCACTGCGCGATCTATCTGTTGATCGCCGGTACTTATACTCCATTTCTTCTTGTGGGCCTGAAGTCTTCTTTAGCGCATGGATTAATGGCGGTGATTTGGTTGCTGGCATTAGCGGGTGTGGCGTTTAAATTGTTTTTTGCTCACCGTTTCAGGCTGCTATCTGTGCTGACCTATCTACTCATGGGGTGGTTATCACTCATTGTGATATATCAGCTCGCTCTGACCCTCCCCGCAACCGGGTTAGGGTTGCTTGCTTTGGGAGGGGTTGTTTACTCTCTTGGGGTGATTTTTTATGTTGCCCGCCGTATCCCATACAATCATGTCATCTGGCATGGTTTTGTGCTGGGCGGCAGTCTTTGTCACTTTTGCGCCATCTACTTTTATGTCAGATAA
- the ygfZ gene encoding tRNA-modifying protein YgfZ (ID:JIFNMEKO_00693;~source:Prodigal:2.6), producing MITFPFAAQLPLPATELPLSLISLEDWALTTVSGADSISYLQGQLTLDVAALQPHEHKLAAHCDAKGKMWSTLRLFHRSGPQLAYITRRSVQAVQITELKKYAVFSEVAISADEHMVLLGVAGSGCRAALATHFSHLPDAQSPAVQEGDASLLWFGQPAERFLLALPPGQAAELCQQLAGTAQQTDSQQWLALDIEAGLPVIDSATSAQFIPQATNLQALDAISFKKGCYSGQEMVARAKFRGANKRALFWLAGKADLLTEINSGLELKLGDNWRRTGTVLAACRMRNQQLWIQAVLNNDLPAESEFHVPGEVTSQLSLQPLPYLLE from the coding sequence ATGATTACTTTTCCTTTTGCTGCACAGCTGCCTCTCCCGGCAACTGAGTTACCTCTTTCATTAATCTCTCTGGAAGACTGGGCACTCACCACTGTCAGCGGTGCTGATAGCATCAGCTATCTGCAGGGACAGCTAACGCTTGATGTCGCAGCGCTGCAGCCGCACGAGCACAAACTTGCTGCGCACTGTGACGCGAAAGGGAAAATGTGGAGCACACTACGCCTGTTTCATCGCTCAGGGCCGCAACTGGCCTATATCACGCGACGCAGTGTGCAGGCGGTGCAAATCACTGAACTGAAAAAGTACGCTGTTTTTTCTGAAGTCGCGATCAGCGCTGATGAACATATGGTGCTATTGGGTGTTGCGGGTTCGGGTTGTCGAGCTGCACTTGCAACCCACTTTTCACACCTGCCGGATGCACAATCTCCTGCTGTCCAGGAGGGGGATGCCTCGCTGCTGTGGTTCGGGCAACCCGCAGAACGTTTCCTGCTGGCTCTGCCCCCCGGGCAAGCCGCTGAACTTTGTCAGCAACTAGCGGGTACTGCGCAACAGACAGACAGCCAGCAGTGGCTGGCACTGGATATTGAAGCCGGCTTGCCTGTCATCGACAGTGCAACCAGCGCACAGTTTATCCCCCAGGCAACAAATTTACAGGCACTTGATGCCATCAGTTTTAAAAAAGGCTGTTACAGCGGACAGGAAATGGTCGCCAGAGCAAAGTTTCGTGGCGCTAACAAACGCGCCCTGTTCTGGCTTGCCGGTAAAGCTGACTTGCTCACGGAAATAAACAGTGGGCTGGAACTAAAACTGGGTGATAACTGGCGTCGTACTGGCACAGTACTGGCGGCCTGCCGGATGCGTAATCAACAGCTCTGGATTCAGGCCGTACTGAATAATGATCTACCCGCAGAGAGTGAGTTCCATGTCCCCGGTGAGGTAACCAGCCAGCTATCCCTGCAGCCTTTACCTTACCTGCTCGAATGA
- the sdhE gene encoding FAD assembly factor SdhE (ID:JIFNMEKO_00694;~source:Prodigal:2.6) yields the protein MKNIAQIGWACRRGMRELDIMLMPFFQHEFESLSEQQQQTFIRLLDCDDPDLFNWLMQHGEPDDEALNQIIQLIRQRNLQREPSGY from the coding sequence ATGAAAAATATAGCGCAAATAGGCTGGGCGTGCCGCAGGGGAATGCGTGAGCTGGACATCATGCTTATGCCTTTTTTTCAGCATGAGTTTGAGAGTTTAAGCGAGCAGCAGCAACAGACTTTTATCCGTTTGCTTGACTGCGATGATCCTGATTTGTTCAACTGGCTAATGCAGCACGGTGAACCTGATGATGAAGCGTTAAACCAAATCATTCAGCTTATCCGGCAGCGTAATTTACAGCGTGAGCCGTCAGGTTATTAA